GTAGGTTCTCCAGGTTCCGTGAAACACACCGTTGTAATACGACCGTACTTCTTCAATTTTTCCGTTGGGAAAATAGAGCAGATAGATGCCTTCGGGACTTCCGTTCTTGATAAACATTTCCATCTTCAACACTCCGTCGGGGTAGTATTCGGTATATTCACCGGTGTAGAGCGTGCTTTGACTCTCGTCGGTGTAGTATATTCCATCAATCACCGTAAGCTTTTTCTGATTCTGCGCATGCAGGTTTAAGGCAAAGGTGGCAGTCAGCAGGAGGCATACAATAAAGATTCTTCTCATAATTCTATTCTTTTTGGCCTGTAAGCCTGGTTATATAAAAA
The Bacteroides sedimenti genome window above contains:
- a CDS encoding toxin-antitoxin system YwqK family antitoxin, which translates into the protein MRRIFIVCLLLTATFALNLHAQNQKKLTVIDGIYYTDESQSTLYTGEYTEYYPDGVLKMEMFIKNGSPEGIYLLYFPNGKIEEVRSYYNGVFHGTWRTYTRQGILVGEARYKKGEKDGLWRIWDEDGKLRYEMHYDNGKKSGIWNMWDENGRLISSKQY